A single Lolium perenne isolate Kyuss_39 chromosome 6, Kyuss_2.0, whole genome shotgun sequence DNA region contains:
- the LOC139832386 gene encoding uncharacterized protein, with translation MAPPAALRLTESPPDELIEEILLRLPPDEPSCLLRASLVCKPWRRIISHRSRKAVKDFAATTGSAFSLAVPGDYLALDYRHGRALLLDMVPGWGELVLWDPISGDQERVPVPEAMWDNTFQGDNPTAAIVCAAAGCDHRGCHGRRPFHLVMVYQNGYQDEEYLEWITWACSYSSETGEWGDVRWIQISAVDFRLHTTSVLVGDSLLYFLSDRGTIIEYDLAGEDATTISPPEFEGYGSVALILTKDGGLGVAEFSPNLIV, from the exons ATGGCGCCGCCGGCGGCGCTGCGCCTCACCGAGTCGCCGCCGGACGAGCTCATCGAGgagatcctcctccgcctccctcccgACGAGCCGTCGTGCCTCCTCCGCGCCTCGCTCGTCTGCAAGCCCTGGCGACGCATCATCTCGCACCGCAg CCGCAAGGCCGTAAAAGACTTCGCCGCCACCACAGGCTCAGCCTTCTCCCTCGCCGTCCCAGGTGACTACCTGGCCCTCGACTACCGCCATGGCCGCGCGCTTCTCCTCGACATGGTTCCGGGTTGGGGTGAGCTCGTGCTGTGGGATCCAATCAGTGGCGACCAGGAGCGCGTGCCGGTGCCAGAGGCGATGTGGGACAACACGTTCCAGGGAGACAACCCAACCGCAGCCATTGTCTGTGCGGCGGCCGGGTGCGACCACCGCGGCTGTCACGGTAGGAGGCCATTTCACTTGGTGATGGTCTACCAGAACGGCTACCAAGACGAGGAGTATCTGGAGTGGATCACATGGGCGTGCTCCTACTCGTCGGAGACCGGCGAGTGGGGCGACGTGAGGTGGATCCAAATTTCGGCTGTGGACTTCAGACTCCACACCACCAGCGTGCTCGTAGGGGACTCTCTGCTCTACTTCCTGTCCGATCGTGGAACAATCATCGAGTACGACTTGGCCGGGGAGGATGCTACCACCATCTCACCCCCGGAGTTCGAGGGGTACGGTTCAGTGGCCCTCATTCTCACCAAGGACGGTGGATTAGGAGTTGCTGAATTTTCTCCAAACTTAATAGTGTGA
- the LOC139832384 gene encoding uncharacterized protein codes for MAPPGRLIEEILLRLPPDEPSCLVRASLVCKPWRRIISHRRFRRRLHELHGRPPVLGFLRNSRKAVKDFAATTGSAFSLAVPGDYLALDYRHGRALLLDMVPGWGELVLWDPTTGDQERVPVPEAMWDNTFQGDNPTAAIVCAAAECDHRGCDGLF; via the coding sequence ATGGCGCCGCCGGGCAGGCTCATCGAGgagatcctcctccgcctccctcccgACGAGCCGTCGTGCCTCGTCCGCGCCTCGCTCGTCTGCAAGCCCTGGCGACGCATCATCTCGCACCGCAggttccgccgccgcctccacgagCTCCACGGGAGACCCCCCGTACTGGGCTTCCTCCGAAACAGCCGCAAGGCCGTAAAAGACTTCGCCGCCACCACAGGCTCAGCCTTCTCCCTCGCCGTCCCAGGCGACTACCTGGCCCTCGACTACCGCCATGGCCGCGCGCTTCTCCTCGACATGGTTCCGGGTTGGGGTGAGCTCGTGCTGTGGGATCCAACCACTGGCGACCAGGAGCGCGTGCCGGTGCCAGAGGCGATGTGGGACAACACGTTCCAGGGAGACAACCCAACCGCAGCCATTGTCTGTGCGGCGGCCGAGTGCGACCACCGCGGCTGTGATGGTCTATTCTGA
- the LOC127310468 gene encoding uncharacterized protein, whose product MAARFSSTWFRVGVSSSLWDPISGDQERVPVPEAMWDNTFQGDNPTAAIVCAAAGCDHRGCHGRRPFHLVMVYQNGYQDEEYLEWITWACSYSSETGEWGDVRWIQISAVDFRLHTTSVLVGDSLLYFLSDRGTIIEYDLAGEDATTISPPEFEGYGSVALILTKDGGLGVAEFSPNLIV is encoded by the coding sequence ATGGCCGCGCGCTTCTCCTCGACATGGTTCCGGGTTGGGGTGAGCTCGTCTTTGTGGGATCCAATCAGTGGCGACCAGGAGCGCGTGCCGGTGCCAGAGGCGATGTGGGACAACACGTTCCAGGGAGACAACCCAACCGCAGCCATTGTCTGTGCGGCGGCCGGGTGCGACCACCGCGGCTGTCACGGTAGGAGGCCATTTCACTTGGTGATGGTCTACCAGAACGGCTACCAAGACGAGGAGTATCTGGAGTGGATCACATGGGCGTGCTCCTACTCGTCGGAGACCGGCGAGTGGGGCGACGTGAGGTGGATCCAAATTTCGGCTGTGGACTTCAGACTCCACACCACCAGCGTGCTCGTAGGGGACTCTCTGCTCTACTTCCTGTCCGATCGTGGAACAATCATCGAGTACGACTTGGCCGGGGAGGATGCTACCACCATCTCACCCCCGGAGTTCGAGGGGTACGGTTCAGTGGCCCTCATTCTCACCAAGGACGGTGGATTAGGAGTTGCTGAATTTTCTCCAAACTTAATAGTGTGA
- the LOC127307944 gene encoding uncharacterized protein: MEPDAPLAGLRRVRARPCDPLQILLVLVAVLVADGVRIDHRQAKGPPPVTAAVVRLRRLLPHPTLRRLLPHQTLAAELRCTSGEVQNRKAKNQRVQARAFSPALAAAAEYPICIAARRASEVRLVPGDRGLLCPSAGPLDPATAAAISRLLARIGAGDEGDGGCRGSAGSSLASSAPSRGRGGHQEDAVELGKFACCFPTTKLRRGCAAATYRSCCQRPPFHAPVANDDLPYKLLLVQIILEEEMWGVKVLYREVVSVANTIGNILKCNVQALRWLRID; encoded by the exons ATGGAGCCTGATGCCCCACTCGCCGGTCTTCGACGAGTAAGAGCACGCCCATGTGACCCACTCCAGATCCTCCTCGTCTTGGTAGCTGTTCTGGTAGCCGACGGTGTCAGAATAGACCATCGCCAAGCCAAAGGGCCTCCTCCCGTGACAGCCGCGGTGGTCAgactgcgccgcctcctccctcaCCCAACCCTGCGACGCCTGCTCCCTCACCAAACCTTGGCCGCAGAGCTCCGCTGCACCTCCGGCGAGGTCCAGAACAGGAAGGCGAAGAACCAGCGCGTCCAAGCGCGGGCCTTTTCCCCCGCGCTGGCCGCGGCTGCTGAATATCCGATCTGCATCGCTGCAAGGCGTGCCAGCGAGGTGCGCCTCGTCCCCGGCGACCGCGGCCTTCTCTGTCCGTCGGCTGGGCCTCTAGATCCGGCGACAGCGGCTGCTATCAGCCGCCTGCTCGCGCGCATCGGAGCTGGTGACGAAGGCGACGGCGGCTGTCGCGGTTCCGCCGGGTCGTCTCTTGCATCATCAGCGCCAAGCCGCGGAAGGGGGGGCCACCAGGAGGACGCCGTCGAGCTCGGCAAGTTTGCCTGCTGCTTCCCCACGACCAAG TTGAGACGAGGCTGTGCTGCTGCCACCTACCGTAGCTGCTGCCAGAGGCCACCTTTCCATGCTCCTGTCGCAAACGACGACCTCCCCTATAAGCTGCTGCTG GTTCAAATCATACTGGAAGAGGAGATGTGGGGTGTGAAGGTGCTGTACCGGGAGGTGGTGTCGGTGGCGAACACCATCGGCAACATCCTCAAGTGCAACGTGCAGGCACTCAGGTGGCTGAGAATTGACTAG
- the LOC139832385 gene encoding uncharacterized protein — MAPPDELIEEILLRLPPDEPSCLVRASLVCKPWRRIISHRRFRRRLHELHGRPPVLGFLRNSRKAVKDFAATTGSAFSLAVPGDYLALDYRHGRALLLDMVPGWGELVLWDPTTGDQERVPVPEAMWDNTFQGDNPTAAIVCAAAECDHRGCDGLF; from the coding sequence ATGGCGCCGCCGGACGAGCTCATCGAGgagatcctcctccgcctccctcccgACGAGCCGTCGTGCCTCGTCCGCGCCTCGCTCGTCTGCAAGCCCTGGCGACGCATCATCTCGCACCGCAggttccgccgccgcctccacgagCTCCACGGGAGACCCCCCGTACTGGGCTTCCTCCGAAACAGCCGCAAGGCCGTAAAAGACTTCGCCGCCACCACAGGCTCAGCCTTCTCCCTCGCCGTCCCAGGCGACTACCTGGCCCTCGACTACCGCCATGGCCGCGCGCTTCTCCTCGACATGGTTCCGGGTTGGGGTGAGCTCGTGCTGTGGGATCCAACCACTGGCGACCAGGAGCGCGTGCCGGTGCCAGAGGCGATGTGGGACAACACGTTCCAGGGAGACAACCCAACCGCAGCCATTGTCTGTGCGGCGGCCGAGTGCGACCACCGCGGCTGTGATGGTCTATTCTGA
- the LOC127307939 gene encoding uncharacterized protein translates to MASAEGWRGLTAVEAPAAMDPILACADPPRLGSCSGSRRCQNRPSPSQRASSRDSRGGQTAPPPPHPTLRRLLPHQTLAAELRCTSGEVQNRKAKNQRVQARAFSPALAAAAEYPICIAARRASEVRLVPGDRGLLCPSAGPLDPATAAAISRLLARIGAGDEGDGGCRGSAGSSLASSAPSRGRGGHQEDAVELGKFACCFPTTKLRRGCAAATYRSCCQRPPFHAPVANDDLPYKLLLVQIILEEEMWGVKVLYREVVSVANTIGNILKCNVQALRWLRID, encoded by the exons ATGGCGTCGGCTGAGGGGTGGCGCGGCCTCACTGCGGTGGAGGCCCCCGCTGCCATGGATCCGATCTTGGCATGTGCAG ATCCTCCTCGTCTTGGTAGCTGTTCTGGTAGCCGACGGTGTCAGAATAGACCATCGCCAAGCCAAAGGGCCTCCTCCCGTGACAGCCGCGGTGGTCAgactgcgccgcctcctcctcaccCAACCCTGCGACGCCTGCTCCCTCACCAAACCTTGGCCGCAGAGCTCCGCTGCACCTCCGGCGAGGTCCAGAACAGGAAGGCGAAGAACCAGCGCGTCCAAGCGCGGGCCTTTTCCCCCGCGCTGGCCGCGGCTGCTGAATATCCGATCTGCATCGCTGCAAGGCGTGCCAGCGAGGTGCGCCTCGTCCCCGGCGACCGCGGCCTTCTCTGTCCGTCGGCTGGGCCTCTAGATCCGGCGACAGCGGCTGCTATCAGCCGCCTGCTCGCGCGCATCGGAGCTGGTGACGAAGGCGACGGCGGCTGTCGCGGTTCCGCCGGGTCGTCTCTTGCATCATCAGCGCCAAGCCGCGGAAGGGGGGGCCACCAGGAGGACGCCGTCGAGCTCGGCAAGTTTGCCTGCTGCTTCCCCACGACCAAG TTGAGACGAGGCTGTGCTGCTGCCACCTACCGTAGCTGCTGCCAGAGGCCACCTTTCCATGCTCCTGTCGCAAACGACGACCTCCCCTATAAGCTGCTGCTG GTTCAAATCATACTGGAAGAGGAGATGTGGGGTGTGAAGGTGCTGTACCGGGAGGTGGTGTCGGTGGCGAACACCATCGGCAACATCCTCAAGTGCAACGTGCAGGCACTCAGGTGGCTGAGAATTGACTAG